The window ATGATAGGTAATGTATCTACCTCATTTTTATGAGGATAATAGAACATTATAGATTTGGCATTTTTTACAACAGGCAAAGATAAAAACTTTTCACCAATTTTTTCAGAATCTTCTTTGACTTTTTTATAACTTTCTCTTTCTTTTAAAAGCTTTGCTCTGTAATAATTTTTCAACTACAACCTCCGGAATTTTTCCGGAAGGTCAGCACTGATAAATACCCGCGAAGGCCGACAGGATGGCAAGCTGTACTCTGGGTTCTACCCAATAGGTGGGTGCTCGCACTATGCTCTCCATACGAGCTTCCGCCATGGAGCTACCGGAGAAACATAGAATATAGAGCTCCCTTTTGCTTGCTTATAGCCCAGAAAATCTATGACATCCTTATCACACCCCGCAGGCTTATATCGTATTCATTTAATATATATATATTAAAAATCTTTTCATTTTCAGTGCTTAACCTTCCCTTAATTTAGCATTAAACCTTTCTTTAAAATCTTCAACAATTTTACCAACATAGCTATTTATATCTTCATCGGATAAACTTCTATCTTTTGCTCTAAAAGATAGATTAAATGCAACACTTTTCTTATTTTCATCAATATAATAAATATCAAAAACTCTCACTTCTTCTATAAGCTCATAACTTCTTAAAGCTTTAATTAATTTATCCAATTCTAAATCTTCTTCAACTATAAATGCTAAATCTCTGTAAACTGCCGGATACTTAGGAAGTTCTTTAAATATTACAGGCTCTTTGTTTTTATAAGCTGTAAAAAGATAACCATCTTTTAACTTTTCTTCATTTATATTTCTTGGAACATAAAATAGTTTTAGCTCTGCAATAAATGTATCTTTTGGAATTTCAAGAATATCGCTTTTTTCAGGGTCAATTTTACCAAAATATCCGATTTCCTGATTATTTAAAATTATTTTTGCAGATTGATATTTATGCAAGAAAGGAATATCTGCCGGTATAAAATCAATATTTTTAAAGCCAATAGATTTGAGATAGCTTTCAATAACACCTTTAAATGATAAAAATCCCCATTTTTTTGTTGTTGAAAAATGATATTTACCTTTTGTAAAGCTAAATCCTTTTACATAATCTCCAACTGCCAATAATCCAACCCTTATCTCTTCATGATTCTCAAAAAATGCAGAAGATATTTCAAATATAGATAAATCTTTAATATTATGCCTTAAATTTTCCTGTAATGTATTTATTAGAGATACTGCAAGATTATCTCTCATAATACTTTGGGTTTTTAAAAGATAGTTAGATATCTCTATGTTTGGTTTATTTAAACCAAGGATATTATAAATTTCTTCTGAAACAAAGGTATAATTTACAACCTCATTAAAACCATTATCTTTGAAAAATTCCCTTGTTTTTTTGAAAAATTTATAATCCTCAGAAAGTGAAAAATTATCAAGGGGAATATGTGGCATTGATGGTAAAAAGCTATCATAACCTTTTATTCTGGCTATTTCTTCAACTATATCTATCTCTCTTTCAAGGTCATAACTTCTAAATGATGGGATATAAACATTAATTTTATTGTTTTCTTTTTCTGCATTTATTTGAAGTCTATTTAAGATAGATATAATCTCATCTTCTTCTATCTTTTCCCCAAGAATTTTTTGTATAAATTCAGGTCTAACAACTACTTTCTTTGGAATATAAGGTCTGTGATATATATCCTTGGCTGCAATGACTTCACCACCGGCTAAATCTAAAATCATATTTACAGCTTTATTTTGAGCATTTTCAAGAGCTTGTATATCAACACCTCTTTCAAATCTATAAGAAGAGTCTGTTGATATTGATAATCTTTTTGCTGTTTTTCTAACAAAAAATCTATCAAAATTTGCTGCTTCAAGAAGTATATTTTTACTATCTTCTGTAATTTTGCTGTTATCTGCTCCAATAACACCGGCAATAGCCAATATCTTTTCTTTATCTGCGATAACTATATCATCTTTTGAAAGCTCTCTTTCTATACCATCTAAGCATAAAACCTTTTCACCATCTTTTGCTTGTCTGATATAAACAGCTCCATCTATTTTATCAAAATCAAAAGCATGTAAAGGTTGCCCTTCTTGAAGTAGTATATAATTTGTAATATCAACGATGTTGTTAATAACAGAAGCACCGGATTTGATAAGTTTTAATCTAATATCAAGTGGTGATTGTTTAACCAAAACATTTTTTATTAAAACAGCCCTATATCTGTAAGTTTTGTCTGTAAGAAGTTCTATATCAATATCCGAAGAAATACAATTTATATCAACCTTTTTATCTTTAAATGAAAGATTGAATATTGCAGATATTTCCCGAGCCAATCCTTTAACGCTTAAAGCATCTCCTCTGTTTGGGGTTATCTCTATCTCAAATATATCATCTTCGCCAAGGGTAAGTATCTTGTTTGCATCAACACCGATAGGTGTATCTTCATCTAATAAAAATATTCCTTCTGAGCTTTCTTCTATTCCAAGCTCTTGCAGGGATAAAAACATTCCCTCTGACTCAAAAGAGCCAAATTTTACCTTTTTTATTTCTTTATCACCGATAACAGCACCGATTTTAGCAAGAATAACAACTGCATCTTTTTTTACATTATCTGCACCGGTTATAACCTGATATTCTCTTTCTCCATCTGTAGCTTTACATATAAAAAGTTTATCTCTTTCAGGATGTTTTTCTACTGATAATATTTTTACGGTTATTATGTTTGGAATATATTTTCCAAATTTATAGCTGACGGTTTCTATACCGGATATATTTAATTTTTCGGCAACTTCCTTTGCAGGCAAATCTATATCTACAAACTCTTTTATCCATGAATAAGCTACTTTCATTATGGTTGCTCCGGTTTTACTATAT of the Venenivibrio stagnispumantis genome contains:
- the pheT gene encoding phenylalanine--tRNA ligase subunit beta, encoding MKVAYSWIKEFVDIDLPAKEVAEKLNISGIETVSYKFGKYIPNIITVKILSVEKHPERDKLFICKATDGEREYQVITGADNVKKDAVVILAKIGAVIGDKEIKKVKFGSFESEGMFLSLQELGIEESSEGIFLLDEDTPIGVDANKILTLGEDDIFEIEITPNRGDALSVKGLAREISAIFNLSFKDKKVDINCISSDIDIELLTDKTYRYRAVLIKNVLVKQSPLDIRLKLIKSGASVINNIVDITNYILLQEGQPLHAFDFDKIDGAVYIRQAKDGEKVLCLDGIERELSKDDIVIADKEKILAIAGVIGADNSKITEDSKNILLEAANFDRFFVRKTAKRLSISTDSSYRFERGVDIQALENAQNKAVNMILDLAGGEVIAAKDIYHRPYIPKKVVVRPEFIQKILGEKIEEDEIISILNRLQINAEKENNKINVYIPSFRSYDLEREIDIVEEIARIKGYDSFLPSMPHIPLDNFSLSEDYKFFKKTREFFKDNGFNEVVNYTFVSEEIYNILGLNKPNIEISNYLLKTQSIMRDNLAVSLINTLQENLRHNIKDLSIFEISSAFFENHEEIRVGLLAVGDYVKGFSFTKGKYHFSTTKKWGFLSFKGVIESYLKSIGFKNIDFIPADIPFLHKYQSAKIILNNQEIGYFGKIDPEKSDILEIPKDTFIAELKLFYVPRNINEEKLKDGYLFTAYKNKEPVIFKELPKYPAVYRDLAFIVEEDLELDKLIKALRSYELIEEVRVFDIYYIDENKKSVAFNLSFRAKDRSLSDEDINSYVGKIVEDFKERFNAKLREG